The Malus sylvestris chromosome 12, drMalSylv7.2, whole genome shotgun sequence genome contains a region encoding:
- the LOC126593391 gene encoding uncharacterized protein LOC126593391: MTRSSQPVREHISDFDGDFERTLRRKKKLQESNPLSPEPELEEQGIAMDNRTLKELAASGLDNAAPLCIQYPMAAQGKTEEFELKSSLLHHIPKFHGLSMEDPNKHLKEFEVVCSSMTPITVDGSILKMKAFPFSLMDKAKDWLYELAPGTVTSWESMKRAFLEKFFPTSRIILLRKKISGIQQSQGLLPLERQMLDASAGGALVDKTPRDAKTLIANRALNAQQYEGVGQRDTPRPHHVNEVSSISELQSQMANLTSMLSQLVEGPKTQGTTICGVCSIQGHQSDQCPQLIENGGWESANAVGYGNQNQPRNDPFSNTYNPGWRDHPNFRWRDAPQYGQQSGFRQPPGFFPRPMEPQPPPQAQSSQTNPGTSMNDDKTYQLLTTMAQGMQNQAKEVNELKKQMGQMAEFLGQFRENGKLPSTTVVNPKGGFESAKAITLRSGKEVRNKEDEKIQLKEDENTYPTARVPSPMPQPSKTSHPSTSGKNVPNVVISNTNLPNVPFPRRFAQSKKEESEKDILDTFRKVQVNIPLLDAIKQVPRYAKFLKELCTTRKRISNKEVVKVSENVSAVLQRKLPPKCKDPGSFTIPCVIGNTRFEKCMLDLGASINVMPYSIYASMNLGELKQDGVIIQLADRSNAYPKGVLEDVLVQVNHLIFPADFYVLEMEDSSHAPSLPILLGRPFMKTARTKIDVFIGTLTMEFDGDIIRFNLSETIKYPMEDHSCFAIDIVDSLAQVHLDRMNDDALEIALVHGIGARNKCGGIQATHGMESDHIAVPPCGEVFEMVAALESLTSHSGKSSLSILDSVLANKLLPSIVQPPTLELKPLPSHLKYVFLGEDQTLPVIISSSLTAQEEDKLIRVLKEHKSAIGWTLADIKGISPTTCMHRILLEEGAKPSREAQRRLNPPMLEVVKKEVIKLLDCGVIYPISDSRWVSPVQVVPKKSGITVVKNEEQELVPTRVVTGWRVCIDYRKLNAMTRKDHFPLPFLDQMLERLAGYKFYCFLDGYSGYNQIVIAPEDQEKTTFTCPFGTFAYRRMPFGLCNAPATFQRCMLSSIYSQKRRPSLD; the protein is encoded by the exons atgacccgtagctcacaacctgttcgtgagcatatctccgactttgacggtgattttgagaggactttgagaaggaaaaagaaattgcaagagtctaatcctcttagtcccgagcctgaattagaagagcaaggtatagccatggacaaccgtacactcaaggagcttgccgcctcgggtttggataatgccgcaccattgtgtatccaatatcccatggctgctcaaggtaaaaccgaagagttcgagttaaagtcaagtttgctccaccacattccaaagttccatgggctttccatggaggatccgaacaaacatttgaaggaatttgaagtggtgtgctcaagtatgactccgattaccgttgacggaagtattttaaagatgaaggcttttccattctctttaatggacaaagccaaggattggttatacgagttggctcccggtacagttacatcttgggagagtatgaagagggcgtttctggagaagtttttcccaacttctcgtatcattcttcttcgtaaaaaaataagtggaattcagcaaagccaag gtcttttaccacttgaacggcaaatgttggatgcttccgcgggaggagctctagtggataagacacctagggatgccaaaactctcattgcgaatcgagcactcaatgcacaacaatatgaaggtgttgggcaaagagacaccccacggccacatcatgtcaatgaggtaagttctatttctgagttacaatcccaaatggctaaccttacgtctatgttatcgcagttggttgaaggccccaaaacgcaaggaactacaatctgtggtgtatgctccattcaaggacaccaatctgatcaatgccctcaattaattgagaatggaggatgggaatcggccaatgctgtgggttatgggaatcaaaaccaaccaaggaatgatcctttctccaatacatacaacccgggatggcgtgaccaccccaatttcagatggagagatgcaccacaatatggccaacaaagtggattccgacaacccccgggtttctttccaaggccaatggaaccacaaccacctcctcaggcacaatcttcccaaaccaacccaggtacgtctatgaatgatgataaaacatatcagttactaaccaccatggcgcagggaatgcagaaccaagcaaaggaggttaatgagctgaagaagcaaatgggacaaatggccgaatttttggggcaattccgtgaaaatggtaagttaccaagcactacggtggtcaatccaaagggtggcttcgaatctgcaaaggctatcacattacgaagtggaaaagaggtgagaaacaaggaagatgagaagatacaactcaaggaagatgagaacacctaccccacggcaagggtaccATCACCCATGCCGCAGCCATCTAAGACATCCCATCCGTCCACCTCAGGTAAGAATGTTCCAAATGTTGTGATTTCGAACACTAATCTGCCCAATGTTCCTTTCCCTCGTAGATTTGCACAatcgaagaaagaagaaagcgaAAAGGACATTTTGGATACCTTTCGAAAAGTCCAAGTGAACATTCCTTTACTTGATGCTATTAAGCAAGTGCCCAGGTAcgcaaagtttttaaaagaattatgcacaactaggaaaagaatttcaaacaaagaagttgtgaaggtaagtgaaaatgtatcTGCGGTTTTGCAACGGAAGTTACCTCCAAAGTGTAAGGATCCAGGGAGCTTTACTATCCCATGCGTAATTGGAAACACTAGATTTGAAAAAtgcatgttagatttaggtgcttctattaatgttatgccatattccatttatgcatcaatGAACCTTGGTGAGTTAAAACAAGATGGCGTGATaattcaattggccgatcgttctaacgcttatcccaagggagtccttgaggatgttttagtgcaggtcaatcatCTTATCTTTCCTGCAGATTTTTATGTCTTAGAAATGGAGGATTCAagccatgctccatcattgCCAATCTTGCtaggccgaccattcatgaaaacagcgaGAACAAAAATAGATGTGTTTATAGGAACATTAACCATGGAGTTTGATGGAGACATTATtcgttttaatctttctgaaaccATTAAATATCCAATGGAGGACCATTCTTGTTTCGCTATTGACATTGTTGATTCTTTGGCACAGGTACATTTGGATCGAATGAACGACGATGCACTTGAAATAGCCTTAGTACACGGCATAGGAGCaagaaacaagtgtgggggaatccAAGCAACCCACGGCATGGAATCTGACCATATTGCCGTGCCCCCTTGTGGTGAAGTGTTTGAAATGGTCGCGGCCCTCGAGTCATTGACATCACATTCTGGTAAGTCTTCACTCTCAATTTTAGATTCGGTTTTGGCTAACAAGTTACTTCCATCCattgtgcagccacctacacttgagTTGAAGCCATTACCTAGTCACttgaagtatgttttcttgggagaagatCAAACACTACCCGTCATCATATCTAGCTCACTCAcggcccaagaagaagacaagttgATAAGGGTGTTAAAGGAGCACAAATCTGCCATTGGATGGACCTTGGCGGATATCAAAGGCATTAGTCCCaccacgtgcatgcatcgcatcctTTTGGAGGAGGGAGCTAAGCCATCTCGGGAGGCTCAACGTCGCCTTAATCCACCCATGTTGGAAGTAGTAAAGAAGGAGGTTATAAAATTGCTTGACTGTGGTGTTATATACCCTAtttctgatagtcgttgggtgtctCCCGTGCAggttgttccaaagaagtccgggatcacggtggtgaagaatgaagaacaaGAGCTTGTACCCACTCGTGTGGTGACCGGTTGGCGtgtttgtattgattacagGAAGTTAAATGCCATGACAAGGAAAGATCACTTTCCGTTGCCATTCCTggatcaaatgttagaaaggttagccggttataaattttattgctttcttgatggatattccggatataaccaaattgtgatagctccggaggaccaagaaaagacaacgtTCACGTGCCCCTTTGGCACCTTTGCATACAggcgcatgccatttggtttgtgCAATGCCCCTGCGACATTTCAACGATGCATG ctctcaaGTATTTACTCAcaaaaaaggaggccaagcctaGACTAA